Proteins encoded in a region of the Methanobacterium petrolearium genome:
- a CDS encoding chitobiase/beta-hexosaminidase C-terminal domain-containing protein, whose translation MIIKVKWLILMVLFSCFLTMGVVSAANLTVSAGDSIQSAVNSASENDTIIVNDDNGTNYTYTENVVINKKVNLQAASNLVTVQALSSSNPVFTINNEGSGSSIQGLIINGRIWLNDADNCLISGNIINYSADHDILVTSGDNNNITGNVFLKPCYMSICIENSYNNSISHNNITIQYSQSCGIGVYSSSVCITKNNIISASQYMGGYGIYSTNSNITVTSNTIIGDLCLILYNSFGTINFNWIVGNIYGDFGAVNATNNWWGSGVPGFAGSWLVLNVTVTPLVTNGNFTVNVDLTHNNNGEDISSIGYIPDGTLVEIDIVDINGSYFGVYKTAYVYNGRAVVNFGPELTTSGIFFIETWLDSAFVENNITIDLNPPVVNASLTGGIYNSTKTVTLTASDNIDANPVIYYSINNGTTWNSHVKTVTLNLVQGVTNLKFYACDAAGNSGTNQTITYTIDLIAPAVAANPVGGVYNTTKIVTLTATDNLDPNPTIYYTTNGSTPTTASTIYTNPITIANTTTLKFIAVDNAGNQGPVNTKQYIFGLIGNINTGISYSSIQAAIDDPLTLNGHVIEVSNGTYTENVVVNKNLTILSSGNVTVQALDSSHPVFTINSGGSGSLIQGFIISGSVNYSIGLFLNGTSNCTISGNNITNNYFGITTQNTKTENNIIMYNTITLNQGNGLAIRNSDNCVIYGNTITDNNLEGNVDFGFGGVIIIESNNCTIYTNLIMGHAGFGISISDSNNILIQNNLIPGNMYGLYIEGCENCTVYENSITEGIIGIWNYYSSPNISFNRIAANTGYGLYNEYGNVNANNNWWGSNNPINSTNIHNVVGTINTTSWLILSINDSTVNSGGNASITADLTHNNLGQDTSFLGHVIKGLPITFTTSYGTILTPALTFNGKAVAILNLGTTSSRTVTVNTSLDNQTVSQQMVIAPGSAVLNITSSALNSTTLQPISLICDVPLNSSVTWLSVLWKNTDLFYGELQVIVNGTIVSSTEYVNPGYNTWKNSGYRDDVFRAIIYANNYILQDGMDPEEIPASFWTDLTSLYSLNSTELQFVQNHRLEFMDSLTVQLTYPGADAPVMTVTDPATNSTIDLNFTGGTVLRTSPIMYMDGLFGAGYEGVKSFAIATTKVTDEIAQYWADQKNATNAYGNLLYPPGAMKAAYGTFFTSLMMIYCHDILADTAAEEFNVTWSRTHPVAVSVGDDAYQTYLTLECDHSMGMTVIGSLKNTILFNSACSSQISTIEYGIMRNLDFTSQYETVSLDVMGSVTRDMFYAFWTGTDLELFTQNGYTIKKLVGRDDLILLYDPETGIMRDINTVNGFCGAYCFHDQITEQSYNFFDDVYNSTSDFREWANDSVEDYNWFMNHFNWEKFYHIGGNGFLLIAAGLALTGEIIAIPETVGGSILLMGPTIVTIYMSGNDMIDWVDEPTFKE comes from the coding sequence ATGATTATTAAAGTTAAATGGTTAATATTAATGGTTTTGTTTTCTTGTTTTTTGACTATGGGTGTGGTTTCTGCTGCTAATTTGACTGTGAGTGCGGGTGATAGTATCCAATCAGCAGTGAATAGTGCTTCTGAAAATGACACCATTATAGTGAATGATGATAATGGAACTAATTACACCTATACTGAAAATGTGGTGATCAATAAAAAGGTAAATTTACAAGCTGCTAGTAATTTAGTGACAGTTCAAGCTTTAAGTTCATCGAATCCTGTTTTCACAATTAACAATGAAGGCAGTGGTTCATCTATTCAAGGTTTAATAATAAATGGTCGTATTTGGTTAAATGATGCTGACAATTGCTTAATTTCGGGAAATATAATTAATTATAGTGCGGATCATGATATTCTAGTTACTTCTGGGGATAACAATAATATAACTGGAAACGTTTTCCTTAAACCATGTTATATGTCAATCTGTATTGAAAACTCATATAATAACAGCATATCCCATAACAATATCACCATTCAATATAGTCAAAGTTGCGGTATTGGTGTTTACTCTTCCAGTGTTTGCATTACAAAAAATAACATAATAAGCGCTAGTCAGTATATGGGAGGATATGGAATCTATTCAACCAATTCCAATATTACAGTAACGAGTAATACAATAATTGGTGATCTATGTTTAATATTATATAATTCATTCGGTACTATCAATTTTAACTGGATAGTAGGTAATATATACGGTGATTTTGGTGCTGTGAATGCAACTAATAACTGGTGGGGTTCTGGTGTTCCTGGTTTTGCAGGTTCTTGGTTGGTTTTAAATGTAACGGTAACTCCTTTGGTTACTAATGGTAATTTCACAGTTAATGTGGATTTAACTCATAATAATAATGGTGAGGATATATCTTCGATAGGATATATTCCTGATGGAACGCTTGTAGAAATTGATATCGTTGATATTAATGGAAGTTATTTCGGCGTTTATAAAACGGCATATGTGTATAATGGGAGGGCTGTTGTTAATTTTGGCCCTGAATTAACCACTTCTGGAATTTTTTTCATTGAAACTTGGCTTGATTCTGCATTTGTAGAAAATAATATCACTATAGATTTAAACCCGCCTGTTGTAAATGCCAGTCTTACAGGTGGAATATACAACTCTACAAAAACAGTGACATTAACTGCCAGTGACAATATTGATGCAAATCCTGTGATTTATTACAGCATCAATAACGGCACAACATGGAATAGTCACGTTAAAACTGTTACATTGAACCTTGTTCAAGGAGTAACAAATCTTAAATTTTATGCTTGTGATGCAGCTGGTAACAGTGGCACTAACCAAACTATAACTTATACCATTGATCTTATCGCACCAGCAGTAGCTGCTAATCCAGTAGGTGGAGTTTACAACACAACAAAAATAGTAACCCTAACCGCCACAGATAACCTCGACCCTAATCCAACCATCTATTACACAACCAATGGCAGTACACCCACAACCGCAAGCACAATATATACCAACCCCATCACCATAGCCAATACCACCACCTTAAAATTCATAGCAGTAGATAATGCAGGTAACCAAGGGCCTGTTAACACCAAACAATATATTTTTGGATTAATAGGAAATATTAATACAGGAATAAGTTATTCCAGTATTCAAGCAGCCATCGATGACCCATTAACACTAAATGGACATGTTATTGAAGTCTCAAACGGTACTTATACAGAAAATGTAGTGGTTAATAAAAATTTGACCATACTTTCTAGCGGTAATGTTACTGTGCAAGCATTGGATTCTTCGCATCCTGTTTTCACTATTAATAGTGGAGGTAGTGGATCTTTGATTCAGGGCTTTATTATCTCTGGATCTGTTAATTATTCAATCGGATTATTTTTAAATGGAACTTCAAACTGCACAATTAGTGGAAACAACATAACCAACAATTATTTTGGAATAACTACTCAAAACACTAAAACTGAAAATAACATTATAATGTATAATACTATAACCCTGAACCAAGGGAATGGATTAGCCATCAGAAACAGTGATAATTGTGTAATTTATGGGAATACAATAACAGACAATAACCTTGAGGGGAATGTTGACTTTGGTTTTGGTGGGGTGATTATTATAGAATCAAATAATTGTACTATTTATACTAACCTAATAATGGGTCATGCTGGTTTTGGAATTAGTATTTCAGATTCAAACAACATCTTAATTCAAAATAATCTGATCCCCGGAAATATGTATGGATTATATATTGAAGGTTGTGAAAATTGTACAGTTTATGAGAATTCAATAACTGAAGGTATCATAGGAATATGGAATTATTATTCATCACCAAATATTAGTTTTAACAGAATTGCTGCAAACACAGGATATGGGCTTTATAATGAGTATGGAAATGTTAATGCGAACAACAACTGGTGGGGTTCAAATAATCCTATAAATTCAACTAATATCCACAATGTAGTTGGAACTATAAACACTACCTCCTGGCTCATTCTGAGCATTAATGATTCAACTGTTAATTCTGGTGGAAATGCCAGCATAACTGCGGATCTAACCCACAATAACTTGGGACAGGATACTTCATTTTTGGGGCATGTTATAAAAGGTTTACCTATCACTTTCACCACAAGTTATGGGACGATTCTCACACCAGCCCTCACTTTTAATGGAAAGGCTGTGGCTATCTTGAATCTGGGCACAACATCATCTAGGACGGTTACGGTTAATACTTCATTGGATAATCAGACCGTGTCCCAGCAGATGGTTATTGCTCCGGGATCAGCAGTATTGAACATTACCAGCTCTGCACTGAATAGTACCACCCTTCAACCCATAAGTTTAATCTGTGATGTGCCTTTGAATAGTTCTGTGACCTGGCTCAGTGTGCTCTGGAAAAATACAGATCTATTCTATGGTGAACTGCAAGTAATAGTAAATGGCACAATAGTGAGCAGTACAGAGTATGTTAACCCCGGTTACAATACCTGGAAGAACAGTGGTTATCGTGATGATGTTTTCAGAGCAATCATATATGCAAACAACTATATATTACAGGATGGAATGGATCCAGAGGAGATACCAGCAAGCTTCTGGACGGATCTAACATCACTGTATAGTTTAAATAGCACTGAACTGCAGTTTGTCCAGAATCATCGGCTGGAATTTATGGACAGTCTAACAGTCCAATTAACATATCCTGGAGCAGATGCACCAGTGATGACGGTTACTGATCCTGCGACCAACAGCACAATCGATCTTAACTTCACTGGAGGCACTGTCCTCAGAACTAGCCCCATCATGTACATGGATGGTTTATTCGGGGCGGGTTATGAGGGTGTTAAGAGTTTTGCCATTGCCACCACCAAGGTCACTGATGAGATTGCTCAGTACTGGGCTGACCAAAAAAACGCCACTAATGCTTATGGAAACCTTCTCTACCCTCCAGGTGCGATGAAAGCAGCCTATGGAACGTTTTTCACATCTTTGATGATGATTTATTGCCATGATATTCTGGCAGATACAGCAGCAGAGGAATTTAATGTTACATGGAGTAGAACACATCCTGTAGCTGTTTCTGTGGGTGATGATGCCTATCAAACCTACCTGACACTGGAATGTGACCATAGTATGGGCATGACAGTCATCGGATCACTTAAAAACACTATACTATTCAATTCAGCATGTTCTTCACAGATTTCCACCATTGAATACGGAATCATGCGAAACCTGGATTTCACCTCCCAGTATGAAACTGTTTCCCTGGATGTAATGGGATCTGTGACTCGAGATATGTTTTATGCCTTCTGGACTGGGACAGACCTGGAGTTATTCACACAGAATGGTTACACTATCAAGAAATTGGTGGGTCGTGATGATCTGATATTGTTGTATGATCCTGAAACAGGCATTATGAGAGATATAAATACAGTTAATGGGTTTTGCGGTGCGTACTGCTTCCATGACCAAATAACAGAACAGTCTTATAATTTCTTTGATGATGTTTATAATAGTACATCAGATTTCAGGGAATGGGCAAATGATAGTGTAGAAGATTATAACTGGTTCATGAATCACTTCAACTGGGAAAAATTTTATCATATTGGGGGGAATGGTTTTCTTCTTATAGCAGCGGGTCTAGCTTTAACTGGTGAAATAATAGCAATTCCCGAAACTGTGGGAGGTTCAATTCTCTTAATGGGCCCTACAATTGTTACAATATATATGAGTGGAAATGACATGATCGATTGGGTGGATGAACCAACATTTAAGGAATAA
- a CDS encoding S24/S26 family peptidase, with translation MKLKLGLTVVLLVLIALIGSAGYVLSNQNSTGITVETNGTAVTIQSSSWWEVPSAMLNEMKVKALADVEDPDSSVESIKTDMENIASKYNYTVQVKVVSQFGEDQLPMPATVKGTSMVPTLEDGQSIVVLKTSDFKVGDIVVAHHPDYNLIVKRVGQINGDQVYLESDNKNVEVESQTRYVNGVKQVITITKTPLNTWVPKSYVIGVVKEY, from the coding sequence TTGAAACTAAAACTAGGCTTAACTGTTGTATTACTGGTGTTGATTGCATTAATCGGATCTGCTGGATACGTGTTATCCAACCAGAATAGCACTGGGATTACAGTTGAGACCAATGGTACAGCGGTTACTATTCAATCGTCATCATGGTGGGAGGTGCCTTCAGCCATGCTTAATGAGATGAAGGTTAAGGCATTGGCTGATGTGGAGGATCCAGATAGTAGTGTGGAATCCATCAAAACGGATATGGAGAACATAGCCAGCAAATACAATTATACAGTTCAGGTCAAGGTTGTATCCCAGTTTGGTGAAGATCAGCTACCCATGCCTGCCACGGTTAAGGGAACATCCATGGTTCCCACCTTAGAAGATGGTCAAAGTATTGTAGTGTTGAAAACATCTGATTTCAAGGTGGGAGATATAGTGGTTGCACATCACCCTGATTACAACTTGATTGTGAAACGGGTTGGACAGATAAATGGTGACCAGGTTTATCTGGAAAGTGACAACAAAAATGTTGAAGTAGAAAGCCAGACACGATATGTTAACGGAGTAAAACAAGTAATTACCATTACCAAGACACCTCTAAATACATGGGTTCCCAAAAGCTATGTGATCGGCGTGGTTAAGGAGTATTAA
- the aroD gene encoding type I 3-dehydroquinate dehydratase gives MIPKPLICVPIFQKDRRNVLKIAEKAIKMDVDILELRIDALLDPDPQKIVHLMEEINFPLIATNRMREEGGHFRGSEDERTRILIETAEHVDYVDIELQTDEKLRSKVINASKSTIISFHDFQRTPPLKELLKIVENEKKLGTIAKFAVMPQDMQDTLNVLQVVNQFDNTIGIAMGKIGRYTRVLAPLFGSPLTYAALNGGSAPGQLNLAETKQIIDKLMVERD, from the coding sequence ATGATTCCAAAACCATTGATCTGCGTTCCCATATTCCAGAAAGACAGGCGAAATGTCCTAAAAATAGCTGAAAAAGCTATTAAAATGGATGTGGATATATTGGAGCTGAGAATAGATGCCCTTCTGGACCCGGATCCGCAAAAGATCGTTCATCTTATGGAAGAAATAAACTTCCCCCTGATTGCCACCAACCGGATGAGGGAGGAAGGAGGACATTTCAGAGGATCTGAAGATGAAAGAACCAGGATCCTTATTGAAACAGCCGAACATGTTGATTATGTTGACATAGAACTTCAAACTGATGAAAAACTCCGTTCGAAGGTTATCAATGCTTCTAAGTCAACTATAATATCCTTCCATGATTTCCAGAGAACTCCTCCTTTAAAAGAACTTCTCAAGATCGTTGAAAATGAAAAAAAGCTGGGGACCATAGCGAAATTTGCGGTCATGCCTCAGGATATGCAGGATACACTTAACGTGCTCCAGGTGGTTAACCAGTTTGACAACACCATTGGTATTGCCATGGGTAAAATTGGAAGATACACCAGGGTCTTGGCACCACTTTTCGGATCACCCCTGACTTATGCAGCTTTAAATGGAGGATCTGCCCCTGGACAGTTGAATTTAGCTGAAACCAAACAAATCATTGACAAATTAATGGTGGAGAGAGATTAA
- the sucD gene encoding succinate--CoA ligase subunit alpha: protein MIFLNEDTKCVVQGITGKQGSFHTRSMLEYDTNILAGTSPGKGGQEFEGIPVYNSIGEITEQMDVNASIIFIPAPFAKDAAFEAISQLELVVIITEHIPVHDSMEIAQYARRMGCKVIGPNTPGIITPGVGKLGIMPTHIFNPGDIGIVSRSGTLTYEVASQITQAGLGQSTCLGIGGDPVVGMDFAEILQKFEEDPGTKAMAMIGEIGGNAEEKAAEYIAENITKPVVAYIAGRTAPPGKRMGHAGAIIESNAGTAETKMKALKAAGVEVAEQPSQIASVMKDIL from the coding sequence GTGATATTTCTCAACGAAGATACTAAATGTGTTGTGCAGGGCATTACCGGTAAACAGGGCTCTTTTCACACCAGGAGCATGTTGGAATATGATACCAATATCCTGGCAGGCACATCACCAGGTAAAGGGGGTCAGGAGTTTGAGGGAATTCCTGTCTACAATTCTATTGGAGAAATAACAGAACAGATGGATGTTAATGCATCTATAATATTTATCCCAGCCCCATTCGCCAAGGACGCTGCCTTCGAAGCCATATCCCAGTTGGAACTGGTGGTGATCATCACTGAACACATACCAGTACATGATTCCATGGAAATAGCTCAGTATGCTCGAAGAATGGGTTGTAAAGTAATCGGGCCCAACACTCCCGGTATCATAACACCAGGAGTTGGTAAACTTGGGATCATGCCCACACATATCTTTAATCCTGGAGATATAGGGATAGTTTCACGTAGTGGAACCCTTACCTATGAGGTGGCCAGTCAGATAACTCAGGCTGGTTTAGGGCAGAGCACCTGTCTCGGGATTGGAGGCGACCCTGTGGTAGGAATGGATTTTGCAGAAATATTGCAGAAATTCGAAGAAGACCCTGGTACTAAGGCTATGGCTATGATTGGAGAGATTGGAGGTAATGCTGAGGAAAAAGCTGCAGAATATATTGCTGAGAACATTACCAAACCAGTAGTGGCCTACATTGCAGGTAGAACCGCTCCACCAGGTAAAAGGATGGGGCATGCTGGAGCAATAATTGAGAGTAATGCTGGAACTGCTGAAACTAAGATGAAAGCCCTTAAAGCTGCAGGAGTTGAAGTAGCAGAACAACCATCACAGATTGCATCGGTAATGAAAGATATACTCTAA
- the hmgA gene encoding hydroxymethylglutaryl-CoA reductase (NADPH), with protein sequence MAKKEEIVEKLTKGELKLYQVEDYTDSIQEAVEVRREFAEQISGASLKHVSNYSLDMARALKKNIENPIGVVQIPVGLVGPLQINGEHAQGDYYVPLATSEGALLASVNRGCSVSKAVGGITVRIIDDKMTRAPVIRADSIQKALEVKEWIERHFIELKEASESTTRHGKLLKVDPVVVVGRYVYPRFTFTTGDSMGMNMVTIATEKALEILTRETGAHVVALSGNLCTDKKPSALNLIEGRGKSIVAEIIIPKDIVEEKLKTTSEAIVEVNQAKNLIGSAIAGNMGFNAQYANMIGAIFLATGQDEAHIVEGSLGITTAEEQKGDLYFSVTLPDVPLATVGGGTSLETATECLQIMGVHGEGNVAKFAEIVGATVLAGELSLMGALAAGHLARAHKDLGRG encoded by the coding sequence ATGGCAAAAAAAGAAGAAATTGTTGAAAAACTAACTAAAGGAGAGTTAAAACTTTACCAGGTTGAAGATTACACTGATAGCATCCAGGAAGCAGTTGAGGTGAGGAGAGAGTTTGCAGAACAAATATCTGGAGCCAGCCTCAAGCATGTTTCCAATTATTCGCTGGATATGGCCAGGGCCTTGAAAAAGAATATTGAGAACCCCATTGGAGTTGTGCAGATCCCGGTGGGACTGGTCGGACCACTCCAGATCAACGGTGAACATGCCCAGGGAGATTATTATGTTCCCCTGGCCACCTCTGAAGGGGCTCTGCTGGCTTCGGTTAACCGAGGATGTTCGGTTAGCAAAGCAGTTGGTGGCATCACCGTGCGCATAATAGATGATAAAATGACTCGTGCCCCAGTTATCCGGGCAGATTCGATCCAGAAAGCTCTTGAAGTAAAAGAATGGATTGAAAGGCATTTCATCGAACTTAAAGAGGCTTCAGAAAGTACCACACGTCATGGGAAGTTGTTGAAGGTTGACCCAGTTGTGGTGGTTGGTCGCTATGTTTATCCCCGTTTCACCTTCACCACTGGTGACAGTATGGGCATGAACATGGTCACCATAGCCACAGAAAAGGCCCTGGAAATATTAACCCGGGAAACCGGAGCCCATGTAGTGGCACTCAGTGGTAACCTGTGTACGGATAAGAAACCCTCTGCTCTGAATCTTATTGAAGGCCGTGGGAAGAGTATTGTTGCCGAAATAATCATTCCCAAAGACATTGTGGAAGAAAAACTTAAAACTACATCTGAGGCAATTGTAGAGGTTAATCAGGCGAAAAATCTCATTGGATCTGCTATTGCCGGTAACATGGGTTTCAATGCCCAGTACGCCAACATGATCGGTGCCATATTCCTGGCCACTGGACAGGATGAGGCCCATATTGTGGAGGGTAGTCTGGGAATAACCACTGCCGAAGAACAGAAGGGAGATCTGTACTTTTCTGTGACCCTGCCTGATGTTCCACTGGCAACAGTTGGGGGAGGAACCAGCTTGGAAACAGCCACCGAGTGCCTGCAGATCATGGGAGTTCATGGAGAAGGTAATGTGGCTAAATTTGCAGAAATCGTTGGTGCAACTGTCCTGGCAGGTGAACTATCCCTTATGGGTGCACTGGCTGCTGGTCATCTGGCAAGGGCTCATAAGGATTTGGGAAGAGGTTAA
- a CDS encoding nucleotidyltransferase family protein has product MNKEILKIKEKVVNVLLKHNVKKAAFFGSIVRDELTETSDLDLLIEFEGDKSLLNLVDLKLELEKCLNRKVDVITYNSLHPLLKERILKEQEAII; this is encoded by the coding sequence ATGAACAAAGAAATACTTAAAATAAAGGAAAAAGTTGTTAATGTTTTGCTCAAACATAACGTCAAAAAAGCAGCTTTTTTCGGATCAATAGTTCGAGATGAACTAACCGAGACCAGTGATCTTGATCTACTGATTGAATTTGAAGGTGATAAAAGCCTCTTAAATCTAGTTGACTTAAAATTAGAACTTGAAAAATGTTTAAATAGAAAAGTAGATGTTATCACATACAATTCATTGCATCCCCTTCTTAAAGAACGGATTTTGAAGGAACAGGAAGCAATAATATGA
- a CDS encoding HepT-like ribonuclease domain-containing protein gives MSKDPKVFLEHILESIELIEDYTSELAKEDFLNSVLLQDAIIRRIEIIGEAIKNLPEDLKNKYPEVPWRNIAGMRDVVVHEYFGIDLDLTWKVVQSDIPYLKRKILKIKEELD, from the coding sequence ATGAGTAAAGATCCTAAGGTATTCTTAGAACATATTCTGGAATCTATTGAACTTATTGAAGATTATACCAGTGAATTGGCCAAAGAAGATTTTCTTAACTCCGTGTTGTTACAAGATGCAATCATAAGAAGAATTGAAATTATTGGAGAAGCAATTAAAAATCTTCCTGAAGATCTGAAAAATAAGTATCCTGAAGTTCCTTGGAGGAATATTGCAGGAATGAGAGATGTTGTAGTTCATGAATACTTTGGAATAGATCTTGATCTGACCTGGAAAGTTGTTCAGAGTGATATTCCATATTTGAAGAGAAAAATTCTCAAGATAAAAGAAGAATTAGACTAA
- a CDS encoding TIGR00267 family protein — MNIREFINEYFKMSRYVALGTMDGILAVMGVTLTASGVAGAAGLEISNFSVGLTGLAGGIALAMSNAFGSFIGERAEEVRTIRDLEHKMMLDEGKLDDTHIHQQAKRRIFMSMFTHGFSSFIGSFVPVLPFLLISDKMTATICTIVLCFIALIILGVYLGRVSRESLLKTSLEIVLIGVLIGVVSFLIGGGHG; from the coding sequence ATGAACATCCGCGAATTTATAAATGAATACTTTAAAATGAGTCGTTACGTGGCTCTGGGAACCATGGATGGAATACTGGCTGTGATGGGAGTTACCTTAACTGCCAGTGGTGTGGCTGGTGCAGCTGGTCTGGAAATTTCCAATTTCTCTGTTGGATTAACTGGTCTGGCAGGAGGCATAGCCCTGGCAATGTCCAATGCATTCGGTTCTTTTATTGGTGAACGGGCCGAAGAAGTGCGTACCATCCGAGATCTGGAGCATAAGATGATGCTGGATGAGGGTAAACTGGATGACACTCATATTCACCAGCAGGCTAAGAGGCGAATCTTCATGAGCATGTTCACCCACGGATTCAGCAGCTTCATTGGCTCATTCGTACCAGTACTACCTTTCCTGCTTATTTCTGATAAGATGACTGCCACCATATGCACCATCGTGCTCTGTTTCATTGCATTGATCATACTGGGTGTGTATTTAGGCCGTGTATCCCGTGAAAGTTTACTTAAAACCAGCCTTGAAATCGTGCTCATCGGTGTATTAATTGGTGTGGTCAGTTTCTTAATTGGTGGAGGGCATGGTTAA
- a CDS encoding TatD family hydrolase encodes MDNIPSTDNHIHVDPINGEGPLEVASKFHRSGGTAMIIPNKPTWTVNPECNFVEAMELVVKYADEINQETEVKAFAVVGAHPAELSRRVEAGMDLAQAEELMRGALEAAKNMVMEGRAVGIGEIGRPHYPVPEEEMEVHNRLIIYAMELAREADCPVQLHTESASEEQYHEFAEMAKKAHLKEEKVIKHFSGPFILPEENYGITPSLIASGDVMREAVKKGKNFLMETDYLDDKTRPGAVMGPRTVPRRTRKLINAGLLTEEDAYRIHVEIPERIYNVEMDL; translated from the coding sequence ATGGACAACATACCATCCACTGACAATCACATACACGTAGATCCTATAAACGGTGAAGGACCTTTAGAGGTAGCCTCTAAATTTCATAGATCAGGGGGAACAGCCATGATCATCCCCAACAAGCCCACATGGACCGTAAATCCGGAATGTAATTTTGTTGAGGCCATGGAACTGGTTGTAAAGTATGCAGATGAGATCAACCAGGAAACTGAGGTTAAAGCCTTTGCAGTGGTGGGAGCCCATCCTGCAGAGCTCAGCCGACGTGTTGAGGCAGGTATGGATCTGGCCCAGGCTGAAGAGTTAATGAGGGGTGCTCTGGAGGCAGCCAAAAACATGGTGATGGAGGGAAGGGCAGTGGGCATAGGTGAAATTGGCAGACCACACTACCCAGTCCCAGAAGAGGAAATGGAAGTCCATAACCGTCTCATAATATATGCCATGGAACTGGCACGTGAAGCAGACTGCCCGGTGCAACTGCACACCGAGAGTGCTTCAGAAGAACAGTACCATGAATTTGCCGAGATGGCCAAGAAAGCCCATTTAAAAGAGGAAAAAGTCATCAAACATTTCTCAGGACCATTTATCCTCCCAGAGGAAAACTATGGTATTACACCTTCGCTTATTGCCAGTGGGGATGTGATGCGTGAGGCTGTAAAGAAGGGTAAAAACTTCCTCATGGAAACCGATTACCTGGATGATAAAACAAGACCAGGGGCAGTTATGGGTCCCAGAACCGTTCCCAGAAGAACCAGGAAACTGATCAATGCGGGTTTACTCACAGAAGAAGATGCCTACCGGATCCATGTGGAAATCCCTGAAAGGATTTACAATGTAGAGATGGATTTATAA
- the aroE gene encoding shikimate dehydrogenase, which yields MITGKTAVVGIMGDPVQHSLSPPMHNAAFKHLKMDYIYVPFQVRPENLASAIAGARSMGIKGLNITIPHKREVIKYLDEIGQAAQLIGAVNTLKFRKNTLTGFNTDGLGAVKAIEEVTPVKGKKIIIIGAGGAARAVSFQSLLAGAGEVLIANRTLENACKLTDDLGQNFATSVGCLGLDDKLVEELKDTDVLINTTPVGMHPHEDQKPIVTSSMMHRDLVVNDIVYNPLKTGLIREAEKAGAKTINGTRMLIYQGMESFRIWTGINPPFKVFEEAIMKGLGYVS from the coding sequence TTGATAACTGGTAAAACTGCAGTGGTGGGTATAATGGGAGATCCAGTCCAGCACAGTCTATCCCCTCCCATGCACAACGCTGCCTTCAAACATCTTAAGATGGATTATATTTACGTTCCATTTCAGGTTAGGCCTGAAAATCTGGCCTCTGCAATTGCTGGTGCAAGATCTATGGGAATTAAGGGGCTGAACATAACCATTCCTCATAAAAGGGAGGTAATAAAATACCTTGATGAGATAGGTCAGGCAGCACAGCTTATAGGTGCAGTTAACACCCTTAAGTTTAGAAAAAACACACTCACCGGTTTTAACACTGATGGACTGGGGGCTGTTAAGGCAATTGAAGAAGTCACACCAGTTAAGGGTAAAAAAATAATCATTATTGGTGCTGGTGGTGCTGCACGGGCAGTATCATTCCAATCACTCCTTGCTGGTGCCGGAGAGGTTTTAATAGCCAACCGCACCCTGGAAAATGCCTGTAAACTCACAGATGATCTTGGTCAGAATTTTGCCACCTCAGTGGGCTGTTTAGGTCTTGATGATAAGTTGGTTGAAGAGTTAAAGGACACAGATGTTCTGATAAATACCACGCCTGTTGGTATGCATCCCCATGAGGATCAAAAGCCCATTGTAACGAGCAGTATGATGCACCGAGATTTGGTGGTTAACGACATAGTCTACAATCCACTGAAAACAGGCCTGATACGTGAAGCAGAAAAGGCAGGCGCAAAAACCATTAACGGTACCAGAATGTTAATTTATCAGGGAATGGAATCATTCCGCATCTGGACCGGGATCAATCCACCCTTTAAAGTGTTTGAAGAAGCAATAATGAAAGGATTGGGTTATGTAAGTTGA